AGTCCGCGCAGGCGCGCGCGAACGCCGCGTTCTCGGCGAGGAACCCGTAGCCGGGATGCACGGCCTCGGCGCCGGTGAGCAGCGCCGCCGAGATGATGTTGGGCATCGAGAGGTAGCTGAGAGAGGAGGTCGCGGGACCGATGCAGACCGCCTCGTCGGCCACGCGCGCGTGCAGGCTGTCGCGATCGGCGTCGGAGTAGACCGCCACGCAGGCCACGCCCATCTCCTTGCACGACCGGATGACACGCAGCGCGACCTCACCGCGGTTCGCGACGAGGACCTTGGCGAACGGAGCGGCCATGCCCGGCTAACCGGCCGGCTCGTAGTAGAAGAGCACCGTACCGTACTCGACGGCGGCCCCGTCGGACATCGCGACCTCGCGGATGACGCCGGCCTCCTCGGCGGCGATCTCGTTCATGAGCTTCATCGCCTCGAGGATGCACAGCGTCTGGCCCTCTTCCACCTCGTCCCCGACGGCGGCGAACGGCTCCGCGCCCGGGGAGGGCGAGCGGTAGAACGTCCCCACCATCGGCGAGACCACGGTCCGCCAGTGCGCGGGGCGCTCCGGCCGCGCCTCCGGCGTCGCGGCCGCCGGCGCGCCGGGGGGCGGCGCGACCTCGGGAGCGGCCGCCTCCGCGCTGGACAGCGAGGCGCCCGTGCCGCCGGCGCCCTTGCGGACGACGACCTTGGTGCCGCCCTCCTCGACCACGACCTCGTTCACGTCCGAGAGCTCGACGATCTTGATGAGCTCGCGTATCTGGTTCACATCCACGGACTCGTCCTCCCTGTACGCGTCGAGCTCCTCGCCCATCATGAACACGGCGCTCTCGGCGCCCTCCTGGTGCAGCGTCAGGTAGTTGCGCGCCTCGTTGGGGAAGAGCGCGTACATCAGCACGTCCTCCTCGCTGTGCGCGAGGTCCCCTATCTCGGCGGCGAGGTCGTCGTAGGCGGCCTCCACGAGCGAGCCCGGCCGCACGTCGTCGGGCAGCGGCTCGTCCTTGCCGAGGACCTTCCCGACCACCTCGGCGTTCATCGGACCCGGCGCCCGGCCGTAGAGGCCCTTGATGTAGTCCTTCATCTCCTGAGGCACGACGGCCCAGCGCTTCCCGGTGAGCACGTTGATGACCGCCTGCGTGCCCACGATCTGCGACAGAGGCGTCACCAGCGGGGGGTACCCGACCTCGGCGCGCACCTTGGGGATCTCGGCGAGCACGTCGGGCAGCCGGTCCCCCGCCTTCTGCAGCTCGAGCTGGCTCACGAGGTTGCTCATCATGCCGCCCGGGACCTGGTGACTGAAGACCTCCATCGACAGGAGCGAGGTGACACCGCGCTTGAGCCCCTTGCGGCGGCGCACCTCCTCCCAGTACTCGGCGATCTCGAAGAGCAGGTCCAGGTCGAGGCCGGAGTCGTACGGGCTCTCCTTGAGCGCCGC
The nucleotide sequence above comes from Coriobacteriia bacterium. Encoded proteins:
- the accB gene encoding acetyl-CoA carboxylase biotin carboxyl carrier protein, which produces MRPVKITDTTLRDAHQSLWATRMTMADMLPILPKMDAVGYWSLEVWGGATFDASLRFLDENPWERLRVIKRHCPKTPLQMLLRGQNLVGYRHYGDEIVTRFVHASARNGIDVFRIFDALNDIRNVEVSAAAVKECGAHFEGAISYTVSPVHTLDSYLEYAQELKALGADTICVKDMAGMLTPFRTEKMVRALKEEVGLPVHVHCHYIGGMAPMNYLKAAEAGADIVDTAVVALAFGNSQPAGEMIVAALKESPYDSGLDLDLLFEIAEYWEEVRRRKGLKRGVTSLLSMEVFSHQVPGGMMSNLVSQLELQKAGDRLPDVLAEIPKVRAEVGYPPLVTPLSQIVGTQAVINVLTGKRWAVVPQEMKDYIKGLYGRAPGPMNAEVVGKVLGKDEPLPDDVRPGSLVEAAYDDLAAEIGDLAHSEEDVLMYALFPNEARNYLTLHQEGAESAVFMMGEELDAYREDESVDVNQIRELIKIVELSDVNEVVVEEGGTKVVVRKGAGGTGASLSSAEAAAPEVAPPPGAPAAATPEARPERPAHWRTVVSPMVGTFYRSPSPGAEPFAAVGDEVEEGQTLCILEAMKLMNEIAAEEAGVIREVAMSDGAAVEYGTVLFYYEPAG